The DNA window TTCAATTTCTCCAAACCTGTGGGAGATAAATTAACGCAAATGAATGCCCGCTAAGTGCGAGTGTCTATAACAAGAGAGCACCTCAATCGGTGCTCTCTTTACTTCGTCAGTTCATCACAACCCGATACAATACACGTGTTAAATAGTAAAGACTTGATAGTTCTTCAGTTCTGGGATTTTTTTCAGCATCTCTTGCTCTTGCGCCGCCATGTCATCCAGTGAGTCACAGAAATCTTGTGTCTGCTTTTCCACCTCTTTGCTATGCGCTTTTACCTTCTCTTCGACCTTTTTCTTAAGCTCAGCCATGCTGTCGGAGAGCGCTGAGAGGTTAAAGCCACCCTCGCCTTTCATTTTGCTCGAAAGAGCCTCAAAGGCGCTGGCAAAAAACTCTTTATTGAAAATCTCTTGAGCGCGCTGAAAATCCTCTCGCCAAGATTGGGTCATCGAAGAGAAACTCTCCGCCGGCAGAACCAACTCGCCCTCTTGGTAATAACGCGATTCAACCTCGGCGAAGAACTTTCCCACCGCCTGTTTGACGTTATCAAAAGCGCCAGGCGCATCCAAACTGGCTGCGACGTCATCAATCACATCATTGGCAAACGCTAATCCATCGGCAGCTAATTGCTTTGCTTTTGGCAGATAGGCGTTGAGGTTTTCACGATAAGATTCGATAGCGGCTTGTTGATCTTGGCTGAGGTCGATCTTTTCCCCGTGAATATAGAGGTTGTTTTGGCTATCGACGCGAGCTTTATCACCATTTTGTTGATGAATTTCCACCGCTTCGCCATCAAGACGGATCTCATTTTTTATATCAACACGGCACTGCGTCGCAGAAACCGAGAACGTGGTCAGCATGGAGATTAAAACAGCTAGCTTTTTCATTACGCTTCCTTAACGATTTTCGCCAAACTATAACAGCTCGTAATAGGTATTTTGTCAGTAAATTGTCACAACTTATCGTACACATCAAGGCCGTAAACTGACGGATTTCTCCCCTTGATTCATACTATTGCCCTTCTTCTACACCATGAGATTTGCTGGCTTTCCGGTTATGATACTCAAGAACATCACTGGAGAGAATGGAACATGAGCGAGATGAACCTCGAAGCAACACTCAAATCGGTATTTGGCTTTGACCGTTTGCGCCACGGACAGCAAAGCGTGATAGACAACGTACTGTCGGGACACTCAGCCGCGGCCATATTCCCCACAGGTTTCTGGCAA is part of the Vibrio cidicii genome and encodes:
- a CDS encoding YggN family protein; amino-acid sequence: MKKLAVLISMLTTFSVSATQCRVDIKNEIRLDGEAVEIHQQNGDKARVDSQNNLYIHGEKIDLSQDQQAAIESYRENLNAYLPKAKQLAADGLAFANDVIDDVAASLDAPGAFDNVKQAVGKFFAEVESRYYQEGELVLPAESFSSMTQSWREDFQRAQEIFNKEFFASAFEALSSKMKGEGGFNLSALSDSMAELKKKVEEKVKAHSKEVEKQTQDFCDSLDDMAAQEQEMLKKIPELKNYQVFTI